The Pantoea eucalypti sequence CGGATAACCCGGAAGTGAGCATTCCAAAAGCGACCAACCAGGTGCTGTGGCGTATCCTGATTTTCTACATTGGTTCGCTGGCGGTCCTGCTGTCACTGATGCCGTGGACCCGCGTCACCTCAGAAGTCAGCCCGTTCGTCTTTATCTTCCACGAACTGGGCGATGCCATGGTGGCGAATGCGCTTAACGTGGTGATCCTGACGGCTGCCCTGTCGGTCTATAACAGCTGCGTTTACTGTAACAGCCGCATGCTGTTTGGTCTGGCACAGCAGGGCAATGCGCCGAAAGCACTGCTGAAAGTCGATCGTCGCGGTGTACCGGTGTTAACGATTCTGGTCTCTGCTGTGGCTACTGCGCTGTGTGTGCTGATCAACTACCTGATGCCGGGCGAAGCGTTTGGCCTGCTGATGTCGCTGGTGGTCTCTGCACTGGTCATCAACTGGGCGATGATCAGCCTGGCGCACCTCAAGTTCCGTCGTAAGAAAGATCAGCAGGGCGTCACAACCCGCTTTAAAGCGCTGCTCTATCCGGCAGGTAACTGGATTTGCCTGATCTTCCTGGCAGGGATTCTGGTACTGATGGCGACCACGCCGGGCATGGCGATCTCCGTCTGGCTGATCCCGGTCTGGCTGGTCATTCTGGGTATTGGTTACTTTATTAAAAACCAGACGCAGAAAGCCTGATGCTCTACTACGTGCTGCGACCTCTCAGGGAGGTTGCAGCACGTACCTCTGATGCCCGATCCAGCTCACACTTCTCTTCCCGCACCTGTTTTGTCCATCTTCATGACGAATTTCTCCCGTTCATCTCACTGATTTCCTGACAATACTTCCTGTTCACACTGGATGCGCAGGAATAAACCATGAAAGGTACAGCTCTCCCGTTTCGGGAAAAACTGGGATATGGCATGGGTGATGCCGGATGCAACATGATTGGCGGTGCCATCATGCTGTTCCTGAACTACTTCTATACCGATGTTTTCGGCCTTGCTCCGGCGCTGGTGGGAACCCTGCTGCTTTCGGTCAGGGTGCTGGATGCGGTTACCGATCCGATTATGGGCGCCATCGCCGATCGCACCCAGAGTCGCTGGGGCCGTTTTCGTCCCTGGCTGCTGTGGGTTTCCGTTCCCTATGTGGTCTTCAGCGTTCTGATGTTCACCACACCAGACTGGACCTATCACAACAAGGTCATCTGGGCGTTCGTCACCTACTTCCTGATGTCACTGACGTATACCGCGATTAATATTCCTTATTGCTCGCTGGGTGGCGTGATTACCAACGACCCTGGTGAACGCGTCTCCTGCCAGTCCTACCGTTTTGTCATGGTCGGTATCGCCACGCTGATACTTTCTCTGTCGCTGCTGCCGATGGCGGAGTGGTTTGGTGGGGAAGATAAAGCGCGCGGCTACCAGATGGCGATGGCGGTGCTGGCCACGATTGGTCTGGCGATGTTTCTGTTCTGCTTTGCCACAGTTCGTGAACGTATCCGCCCTGCTGTACCGAGCAATGATGACCTGAAAAAAGATCTGCGTGACGTCTGGAAGAATGACCAGTGGGTGCGCATTCTGCTGCTGACCTTCTGTAACGTCTGTCCTGGCTTCATCCGCATGGCAGCCACCATGTATTACGTCACCTGGGTCATGGGTCAGTCCACGCACTTCGCCACGCTGTTTATCAGCCTGGGCGTGATTGGCATGATGTTCGGCAGCACGCTGGCGAAACTGCTCACCGATCGCTGGTGCAAACTCAAAGTCTTCTTCTGGACTAATATCGCATTGGCGCTCTTCTCCTGCGGCTTTTACTGGATCGATCCTCACGCCACGGTGATGGTCGTAGTGGCTTACTTTGTGCTGAATATCCTGCATCAGATCCCTTCTCCGCTGCACTGGTCGCTGATGGCGGATGTGGATGACTACGGCGAGTGGAAAACCGGCAAGCGCATCACCGGCATCAGCTTCTCCGGCAACCTGTTCTTCCTCAAGGTGGGACTGGCAGTGGCCGGTGCAATGGTCGGCTTTCTGCTGTCGATCTATGGCTACAATGCGGGTGCTAAACAGCAGTCCCCTGAAGCGATTAACGGCATCATGCTGCTCTTCACCATCATTCCAGGCGTCGGCTATCTGATTACCGCCGGCGTGGTGCGGCTGATGAAGGTCGACCGCAAAATGATGATTACCATCCAGCAGGATCTCGCGCTGCGCCGCGAAAACTTCCACGAGTTACACGCTGTTCGCCTGCGCGACGGTGCTGCTACGCCAACCGGAGATGTTAAATGACTGCAATCCTGCCGAATCCTTTTATTGAGCAGCGCGCCGACCCCTTTATCCTTCGCCATGAACAGCACTACTACTTTGTGGCATCAGTACCGGAGTATGACCGGCTGGAGATCCGACGCGCCACAACGCTGGCTGGCCTGCGCAGCGCCGAGCCGGTCGTGGTCTGGCGCAAGCCTGATAGCGGCCCCTGTAGCGAGTTAATCTGGGCACCCGAATTGCACTACATTGACGGCCAGTGGGTTATCTATTTCGCAGCAGCGCCGACGCGGGAGATCAAAGAGGGACTGTTTCAGCACCGGATGTATGCGCTGGTGTGTGAGGCGGCAGATCCATTGCAGGGCGAATGGCAGC is a genomic window containing:
- the aroP gene encoding aromatic amino acid transporter AroP; the protein is MEQQQGEALKRGLKNRHIQLIALGGAVGTGLFLGSASVIESAGPAVILGYAIAGFIAFLIMRQLGEMVVEEPVAGSFSHFAYKYWGNFAGFASGWNYWVLYVLVAMAELTAVGKYVQFWWPDFPTWASAALFFVMINAINLTNVKVFGEMEFWFAIIKVVAVIGMILFGGWLLFSGHAGPQATVRNLWEQGGFFPHGIGGLVTVMAIIMFSFGGLELVGITAAEADNPEVSIPKATNQVLWRILIFYIGSLAVLLSLMPWTRVTSEVSPFVFIFHELGDAMVANALNVVILTAALSVYNSCVYCNSRMLFGLAQQGNAPKALLKVDRRGVPVLTILVSAVATALCVLINYLMPGEAFGLLMSLVVSALVINWAMISLAHLKFRRKKDQQGVTTRFKALLYPAGNWICLIFLAGILVLMATTPGMAISVWLIPVWLVILGIGYFIKNQTQKA
- a CDS encoding glycoside-pentoside-hexuronide (GPH):cation symporter translates to MKGTALPFREKLGYGMGDAGCNMIGGAIMLFLNYFYTDVFGLAPALVGTLLLSVRVLDAVTDPIMGAIADRTQSRWGRFRPWLLWVSVPYVVFSVLMFTTPDWTYHNKVIWAFVTYFLMSLTYTAINIPYCSLGGVITNDPGERVSCQSYRFVMVGIATLILSLSLLPMAEWFGGEDKARGYQMAMAVLATIGLAMFLFCFATVRERIRPAVPSNDDLKKDLRDVWKNDQWVRILLLTFCNVCPGFIRMAATMYYVTWVMGQSTHFATLFISLGVIGMMFGSTLAKLLTDRWCKLKVFFWTNIALALFSCGFYWIDPHATVMVVVAYFVLNILHQIPSPLHWSLMADVDDYGEWKTGKRITGISFSGNLFFLKVGLAVAGAMVGFLLSIYGYNAGAKQQSPEAINGIMLLFTIIPGVGYLITAGVVRLMKVDRKMMITIQQDLALRRENFHELHAVRLRDGAATPTGDVK